Below is a window of Mycolicibacterium rhodesiae NBB3 DNA.
CTGAACCGTTCACCACATCGAGGGTGGCCTGCTGAATGTCCTTCGGCAGCAACAACACTGCCGGACCGCCGGTGCGTGCGGCGGCAATCGCCTCTGGCAGTGCGGTGAGAATGTCTTGGGGCGTCAGCACGCGCTTGCAGTAGACCGACACCGCCGAGAACAACGCCTGCGCATCGAGGGCACCGTTGCGTCCGCTGGTGTCCTGAAACGAGCCGCGTCCGTCGAGGGACATCGGCGCCTGTCCGATCAACGCCAGCACCGGAACCCGGCTCGCGAGTGCTTCGCCGAGACCGGGCACGGTGTTCAGGCATCCACCGCCGGACGTCGCGGCCACCACGCCGAGTCCGGCACCGCTGCGGCTGTACCCGTCGGCCATTGTCGCGGCGGAGAACTCGTGCTTGGCCAGCACGGCGGTGATGTCCGCGCGGTAGTGCGCCGCATCGTAGAGGTCCTCGATGTTGGCGCCGTCGACGCCGAAGATGTGGTCGACGCCGGCGGCAGCGAGATACCCGACAATGTGGTCGACAACTCGATGCCTGGCCATATGTCTCCCCTATGCTCCTTCGCGCCGCTTTCATAGAGGACACGTACGGCTAGCGGATTCGGTTCACTCGGTGGCTCGCGTCACAATTTCTTTTCGAGCAGGACCTGACCCGAATCAGCCGAAACCAGTTGCACAGCAGCAATATCCCCCACCGGGAGCGGAGTGTTGGCGCTGGGCAACGCCGTCGCACCGGACAACCCCAGCCATGTCGCGACCTGGCTCTGACTGCCGTCGCGGCCGACGATGACCATGCCCAGATTCTGTGGCGGTGCGTCGCGCCTGCCCCAGTCGCCGTATGTGCACGCCATGTCGATGCGGGTGCCCCAGCCGTAGCCGGTCATGCTGATGGTCGCGTTGATCGGTGTCTCGGACACCTTCGTCATCTCCATCGCGGATCCGGCCTGATTCGGACCGGACTGCAACCCCATAGAGTCGGGGCGGATCGCGATCACCAGGGCGATCGCGACCACCGCGGCCGCGGCCGCCAACGCGGCGCTGGTCACCCAGCGGGATCGTCTGCGTCGCGAGTTGACCTGAAGCAGCAGCGAGTCCAGCACCTGCGGTGACGGCTGCTCACCGCCGAGTGCCTCGACGTCAGCGGCGTCGAGTTCGGCCAGCAACGGCGGGATGCCACTCAACTCCGCGACAGCGGCGCTGCACCGTGGACACGTCGACAGGTGTGCCTCGTACTCGCGGCGCTCGTCGGAAGACAACGACCCGAGGACGTAGGCCGCATCCCATGTCGCGTAGCGGTCGTCGTCCAGCTCTTCACCGCTCCTGGGTAGCCCGAACTGTGTCATCGTGTCACCCCCATCTCCTGCAACGTGAGCCGTAGGGCCCGCATCCCGTAGTGCAGTCGCGACTTCACAGTTCCCTCGGCAATCTGCAGATCGGCTGCGATCTGCGCGGTCGTGGCGCCCTGGTAGTAGGCGCG
It encodes the following:
- a CDS encoding anti-sigma factor family protein — its product is MTQFGLPRSGEELDDDRYATWDAAYVLGSLSSDERREYEAHLSTCPRCSAAVAELSGIPPLLAELDAADVEALGGEQPSPQVLDSLLLQVNSRRRRSRWVTSAALAAAAAVVAIALVIAIRPDSMGLQSGPNQAGSAMEMTKVSETPINATISMTGYGWGTRIDMACTYGDWGRRDAPPQNLGMVIVGRDGSQSQVATWLGLSGATALPSANTPLPVGDIAAVQLVSADSGQVLLEKKL